CCTAAGAAGCCAAGCAAAACCCTCTTAAACGGGAGGAGAGCACCAAGCTGCCATGCTGGGccctgggaaaggagagggcTGATGAGAGGGAGTGAGAACATTtagcagccctgcctccctgctgccagcctccctccctggcacGCAATCACTGCAGCCCTGATgagctgcagggcactgcagcctccgtgccaggctggggaagggagggaacagCTCCTGGCCCCCCTGAAAAGCGATTTTCCCTTGGTTTGAACCAAGCCAGGAGAGCTGGTGGCACAGAAGAGGGGCACGAGGGGCTGCAcatcagcagagcagccacaggggGCTGAGGAAAATGGGCTCTGCAGGGGATGGGGGTCAGCTGCTGGCCCTGCGCTGGGGAGGCTCCTGAGCACAGCACGGAGGGGGAAATCAGcccccagagctccaggctgggaggggacagggtcaccagcagggcagggggctgtgcCTGCCGCCTGTGGCGGGGTTTGGTGGCAGAGATGCCACTGGAACCCTGACTGtgcaggaacaggctgcttcatcctctccctccatcccccatcccaccccatcccatcccaccccatcccaccccatcccctcccatcccctcccctccatcccccatcccatcccatcccatcccaccccatcccctcccatcccctcccctcccctcccctcccctcccctcccctcccatcccatcccatcccatcccatcccatcccatcccatcccatcccatcccatcccatcccatcccatcccatcccaccccatcccctcccatcccctcccctccatcccccatcccatcccatcccatcccagtatcccatcccatcccatcccatcccagtatcccatcccagtatcccatcccatcccagtatcccatcccatcccatcccagtatcccatcccattcctgccacagcccagctgctcctgggcactGGAGCTGCCTCCCCTCTTCACCTTGGGCTGGGGAATTTCTGAAGGATGTTAAGGGTGGCCAATTCCTGACCACAGCCTGGCACGCCCCAAatgaacagggacagggacagggacagggacagggacagggacagggacagggacagggacagggacagggacagggacaggacagggacagggacagggacccaCATCAGCCTCTCCCCGTGCCCTCAGGACAacaggacagggcaggcagGCACTTCCCAGGCCCTTCTTGGCTGCTACTGTGGGGTTTTAATGCTGCaaacagggggaaaaataaaccagcagaATTCAAGTGTCCTCGTGGCTGTTTCTGCCTCCTGtctgtctccagctgctgcacaaaCCCTtctgagctgtgtcagggggGTGGAAAGGGCTGCAAACATCACCTGGGAGAAAACCAGGTCATAACCTCAGCCTCTGTCACTGCATCAAAGGTTTGGTAACGACCatcattaatatttatttaatagtGCAGCCAtaagctgatttttttattcaggCTGTgtgaaaaaagcaagaaaagccCAAACTGACATCAGCCAGAAATGAAACTCATCTCCAAGTGCTAACAGCAACACAGAGAAtctctgagcagctcctgagtgTGAGTTCAGAGAGCTCTGTCAAATCACCAGCTGGAAAATGTACAAAGCTTCAGAGGGAAACCCAGGAGCTGCAAATCTGATTGAACAAGACAGGTTATGAGCTGGGAGCTCGTCTGCGTGAAGAAATGGGCAGTCAGTGCCAGTCTAAACAAATATGTACATCTCCTCTGAGCACCTCCCTCCCCCTGGGACAGCGCCTGTCAAAAACAAAAGGGACTTTGATCTGGCATAATTCTTCGGgtttgctgggaaaaaaaccccaacaaaccctGCAAGAtggcaaagcagctgctgtgggtgaCCTGGCACGGCAGGGACTGTGCCTGGGGTGACAGAACGGggtgaggggctctggggagggggtgAGCCCACCTGGATGAAGCCCCCGGTGTGAGAGGATCCCAGGACATAactcccagtaactcccagtgctcccagtaactcccagtaactcccagtcCTGCTGAGTCCTGGTCATAACACATTatctctttttctgctctgaatATTCTAATTTACAACATCCAACCAGTAACAGACACCAATCCTACAGAATCTACACACAGCCTATTAGAAATGCTACATTCCCACACTGTGTgacattttaaaccctaaaagctgCTCTCTAaaccccttttttcttcttctctgccAAACTGGCAGGGTGTCCCTGACCCTTGGACTCTCCAGCTTGCAGCAGCATCCCAAGGACATTGTTCAATCCACAGGGACCTTCCCTCCAGCCCACTCAGCCACTGCATTTCCAGGTGTTCAGTCACTGATGGCTTGGAATCCTGTACATCAAAACTTGCtctcatttctgtttcacttACAGATTTCATATCCTCAGATCCTCTTGCCAAGCCATCCTATCTGTAAGATTTCCCTGTTTTctcttccccagcagcagaggatgcGGGCAGGGATTTGCTGGGCTCAGGCAGTGCCTGGTAACCTGCTTGGCTGTGCCTTTGTGTCTGAGCCCCTCCAGCAAAGGGAATATTCAGCTCGCTGGGTTCCAGGGTGCCTGGGAAGGAACATGTCTGATTGCCTTTGCGATAAACAAACCCTAAATCACTTCAAAGCTGAGGCCAGAATCACTGGGGAAGATTACAGACAGGGAAATAGTAGGGGATGGAACGTGATTCAGAGATAGCAGGAAAAAATCACAGTAAATTCTGCCTCCTTCTTaattaaaaaggaacaaaagcagAGGGAAGTGTTCCATGAGGAGACTGACCGGGATGCTCCTCCTcacccagccaggctggcagagctgggaacgGGCATTTAACCCCAAAGCCTGGGGGGAAAGACTTTGTGCCCCTGGGTGTGAATCCCAcacctcccagtgctgcaggcagtgtgtttggggaggaggagctgcaggggctgcaccagCTCGCTGACAGCTTTACCTCATTGCAAAAAGCTGTTTCTGCAGCAGGACTCATCCTCCAGCTGCCTGAGCCTAGAGAATTCCCAAAGCTGTGCTTATGTTTTAGGCACAATTTGAAATTTCCCTCCTCGAATACAGCGAGGCCAGGCCCTGACCCAGATCTTCCAGGTGGATTCCAGGGCTGGAATCCTGACTGGGAGGTAAAAAAAGGTTGGAAAATAAGATtttggaggccttttccaacatTAGTGATGCTGGGGGGCCAAGGAGATGCAGCAGGAAGCCCCAGGAGCTGTCCAAGACCCCCAAAATCACTTCAAAAGCAGCACTTCTCCAAGCACACCAGATTCCAGACAAATCCcaccttttctctgcttttctctcatGGTGGTTGTTGATTTCTCCCTTCCACTTTTTAATGTCTGAGCAGGCTCATGTCCTGTGGCACCTTCCAGCACTCCCTGGAGCAGAACACTGCTCAGCCAAAAGGAGCAGCACATGGGCAGCAAAGAGCCCCgctcagctctcctgggagAAATCCTGCTGGGGCTCACAAAACAAAGcctgaaacaaaataaaaccagggcAGCCTCAGCAGAACCTTTTTGGCAGGCTGCAGTCTTTTCCAAGGCGAGAAAATTAATTCCCTGAATGCcttgtaaagattttttttcttttttattattttcctgcttGGAGCAGATATTAAGGGTTTGCCCAAAGAATGGCAATAAAACCTTGCTGGTGATAAGCAGGCTGCTGTGCCTTGCTGAGGAGCAGGCTGGTGCTGAAAGTGCCATGGAACGAGGCCAGAAATGCCCCAGACCTCAAATTCTGTCAAAGCCGAATTTTCTCAGTGTCTGtaatgtttcctttttatttctgaagtaaTGGCCTTGTagcacagcagcaaacaaaGGCTCATTTTGAGCCCTCTTTGCAGCTAATTACTGCACTCCTGATTGCTGACCCCGGCCTGATGCTGCTCTCTGTAATTGCTCCAGATGGACTTGGAGTCTTTGATGGGATCTTCTCTACCCAGCACGGCTGGTGggggttatttatttatttttatccagAAGAAATTCCCTCCAGGATGGGGCGTTCAGTCGTGTTCTCTGGCTTTCCTCCTGGATGATTTGGAGGTGATCTCTGTacctgggatttttttaaagggaaattcAGAGCAGGGATGTTCCAGGTTTCTGTTCCTCCCAGcacactgctggggctggcaccaaTCCCAGATCCCAGGGTTCCATgaccccccaaacccagggGCAGCAGATTTATGGCTCTGAACCTCTGGGTGCCCTGCTGTTCTTGCAGGAGGGATATAAATCTTTTCCCGGGCTTTGTTTGGGTACAAAAGATTTTTCCCCAAGGCCACAGAGGGTGTGAGGAGCACTGAATTGCCAAAACGAGAGCCTGGGCTGTGATACCTCCTCCCAAACTGTCCCCACTGAGCTGAACTCACCTCTCACTGCCGAGAACCTCAGGCTTTAAAAACAATCACTTTTGGGCTTggctttgtggggtttttttccccaaataagAGAAGGAGGCCAGCAGCAAATTGCACAGGAGAAGGGttccctgctgagctctgagccagaggagaggaaagcagcagctgatcaGAAGATGTTGAACTTGCCGGGGATGAGCTGCCTGCCAGGAGGAAACAGCAAGTGCTCCTTGATTCCCAGTCAGGCCCCTGTTCCCATTATTCTAATGGAAGTGGAGCTCACACCTGCTCTgatggagctgggggagagctgCTTTGAGAGGTGAGAGTGTGATTTTAGGGCAAGGGAAGGGACAAAGcccctccctggagctggggcgAGCACAGGGCAGCCCGGGAAGGGAGCAGGATGAATCCTGCCaggatggggagggagcaggatgaattccaccagcctgggaagggagcaggatgaattctgccagcctgggaagggagcaggatgaattccaccagcctgggaagggagcaggatgaattccaccagcctgggaagggagcaggatgaattccaccagcctgggaagggagcaggatgaattccaccagcctgggaagggagcaggatgaattccaccagcctgggaagggagcaggatgaattccaccagcctgggaagggagcaggatgaattccaccagcctgggaagggagcaggatgaatcctgccaggctgggaagggagcaggatgaattccaccagcctgggaagggagcaggatgaattccaccagcctgggaagggagcaggatgaattccaccagcctgggaagggagcaggatgaattccaccagcctgggaagggagcaggatgaattccaccagcctgggaagggagcaggatgAATCCTGCCAGGATGGAGAGGGAGCAGGTTGAATTCTGACaggatggggagggagcaggatgaattccaccagcctgggaagggagcagggtgAATTCCaccaggctgggatgggagcagggtgAATTCCaccaggctgggatgggagcagggtgAATTCCaccaggctgggatgggagcaggatgAATCCTGCAGCCCGGGAAGGGAGCAGGATGAATCCTGCCAGGCTGCAAGGCTGAGCAGGAGCCAGGCACGTCTCACACTGACGtctgccacagcacagagccTACAACCACCTCcttgcaagaaaaagaaacacagagaatTCACTATTCCTTCTTACATTAAAATCACTGCCTCCTACATTCACATCATTGCTGTCAGAAACATCTTGATTTTCCACACCTAAGGGgctatggaaaaaaacaagcatttctgctaaaaataaggggttttttccccccccacAAGCTGTATTTATTCAGATCTCTTTTCCTCTAAAACAcagcattattttaattttaatttaatcccgTATCTGCATAATTGCAGCActgccaaacaaacaaatcacagTCGCTGGGAAGCAGGAGCAATGCAAAACCTGGATTTAAGCAACTTCATTTCCAAACATTTTCCTGTGAACATTCCCTCACGGAAGAGCCGCACTTCTCACTGAAATGTCCACGTTTTGATCACAACAAGCAGCTCCCCTTCACACGGATTTTACATCAGAGGATTTATATTGCAGTCAGATCCAGCGCTGAGAGAGCACTTAGGAAATCagaggcagccccaggtttcACCCCTGGTGAAGCCACCCCCTGCTCCTGTTGATTTATTTCCCCTGGGTCTCTTGGTGTGCTGTTTGTGGAGAACACGGGCTCCTGAAAGTCACATCCATTTCCCATGGATGTCCTGGACAGAAATGATGGAGAGGGAATGCAGACAGCCCAAAGGACATCCCAGGATTTACAGAGCTCAGGGTGGCTCCAGCAGGGACCAGGGTGGAACAAGAGCAGCTTAAAGGAACCTTAAATTTCCCCCTCTGGTTTTCCATCTTAACCCAGGgaccaacccaaaccatcccggGATTCTCTGAGGGTTTGGAAGGGCAAAGGGTTTGAAAATGTCCCCGTGGCTGAGGAtgtctggagctgctgcaggacagggatgttCAGGGCAGCACTCCAGAGAATTCCACAGAATTCCCTGCCAGaatcagcagcactgccctgctcacccCGGCAGCTCTGCGTACCTTAAAACCACGATTTTTGAGGCATAAAGGTCAACATTTTGTACCTTTTTGAATCTAAACGAGCTGCTCAGGAggtttctgccctgctgctgccctgccaggagctgccttggCTGTGAACTTTGGCAGCTCTTGGGTAAGAACATGACATAATCAGCAGCAGAGTTATCAGCAGGGACAAAAGACTGACACGGAGttgaagaaggggaaaaaagaaagtgggGGGATGGAGATCTACgaataattttagaaataagCTGCAAGTTGCACAGTCACAAAGCGGAGGCTGGAATGCACTTTTCCAGAGTTTGTAAAGACTCATTTAATTTCTATAGAAACTGAGCAGCAAACAGGTAATTTTCTCTGCAAATTGCTTCTATCACCTCTGGAACGCTCTGCAAGAGCAATGTATTTCCCTCGTGTCTTCTTAATCCCctgttattttcattataaatttAATTAAGCTCTTGTAGAGAACATTCCATGACATACGAgctgagttttgtttttctgctggaGCGGGGACAGAAAGGAGCTGCTGAATTATGTGGCAattgggtttcttttttctgggtaaatatttcaaatgacACCGAGCAGGGGAGACATTTGCTGAATCAATACAGCTGAAGctgagggaaggagctgcaTAGGAAGGTCTGAGCATCCCAAGAATTCCTCCCAGCCAGGCCTTTGCTCCATGGACAAAATCAGGGAATATCAAGAGCAGGTAATCAGGGAAATGCCAAgctttttttgattttttttttgtgatagcaataaaaaagtcactttttttacattccctgcAACCCAAAATGTCACCAGCATTTCATTTCATaacctgcccagctccccaCTTCACCAATggcaaatgttaaaaatgaatcatttcattacaatttattttaaattatatctgAAGGCTTTGGTGCCAAAGCATAGCGAGAAACTGGATTTGAACACTTTGAATACAAGACATATCAATACTTGAAGttaatataaaatgaaaacGATATTAGTAGAGGTTGATATTAGTAGAGGGCTTTTTAACCCCTCTTTTTAACCCATTTAATCTGATGTTATCAGGCAGTAACAGctcccctgcagagctggggttgtttgtttCTATTTCAGCCTCCTCCCAGCTCGGGGCCATGACAAGTGATCCTCCCACCAGGCACgctggggatgctcaggagtcacagcagtgctgctcactgTCACAGGGGAATCAAAGCCACCAGAAGATGTTTTTCACAGGGGTGATCAAGCTCTGGAACACGTTTCTGAAGGAAACCAGGAATTATTCTCCCCCCAGGGACACGACTCGAACCTTGACCTGCAAGCAGCCAGATCTGGTGTGTGATTATTCTGGaatttctgctccctgtgctgcatcCATTTCAATACTCTCTAGCAGTGATTATTCCTTCCTGCCTCGTTTTATTTGATTCTTGTTACAGAAAGGAGATGTCAGGAAATCTGACACattgctgtgccagcagcaggtgagAATCTCACGATTCAATtcccacctgtgccagggccattTTACACCAATTTTCTCTGTAGGAAAACATggaataaaagcaataaaagctgtgtgtgtgctgtgcacagcttcagcactgcctgcgtgagcaggggctgcacaaATCCCTGCTCAGGAAGGATTCAGTAGGAAAGCACTGCCTGAAGTATCACCAAGCCAAAACGTTCTACGAGCTCGGAAAAGAACTTGTcaataacttcattttctttcactctCTTGGTGTTCGTGCTTAGAAACTTCcatttaaaaaggagaaatattttcctgtaatCAGCAGGTGACAGCACGAGGGGCTTTAAGGCACCACAGCTGACATGGGAAAGCTCAAGGTGGAAACTCCAGAGCCAATGAATTCACAGATCTGTCCTCCCTGGGAAAAGCCTGGGAGCCCTGGCATCGTTCAGAGCCCTGCTCCcgggtttgttttccctgcccCGGAGCAGGGTGATGATGTTCTCCCGCTGGTGCCtcactgccagctgcagggccGTGCACCCCGTGATGTCCTCCACGTCCAGCAGCGCCCCTGCCTTCAGCAGCGTCTTGATGATGGCCATGTTGCCCTTGAGCACCGCCAGGTGCAGCGGGGTCCAGCCCACCTTGTTCCTGGCGTTGACGTCGGCCTGGCACTCCAGGAGGTTGATGACGCTGAGGAAGGAGCCCCTGAGCACGGCGAAGTGCAGGGGGGCCCAGTGGGCCCTCTCGGCCGTGTTGGGGTCGGCCCCGCAGCGCAGCAGCTCGCTGACCACCGGCTCGTCCCCGTAGCGCGTGGCCAGGTGCAGCGGCGTCCAGTCCATGCCGCCCTTGGCGTCCAGCCGGGCGCGGCTGCCCTTCAGCAGCCGGATGATCTCGATGTGGCCCTTGAAGGAGGCCAGGTGCAGCGGGGTCCAGCCTTTGTCCGTCCTCAGCTCCACGTTGGCCCCGTATTTGATGAGCTTCTCGCAGATCAGGTACTTGCCCCTGACCACGGCCAGGTGCAGGGCGCTGTAGTGGTTCTGGTCCAGGCTGTTGACGGAGATCCCGTTCTTCAGCAGGTACTGCACCACCCGGAACTTGCCCCTCTCCACGGCCACGTGCAGCGGCGTCCTGAGGTTCTTCTGCTTCCTCTCCAGGTCGGCCCCCTGGCTGGCCAGCAGCTTGACCAGGCCCACGTGCCCGAAGCAGGCGGCCACGTGCAGGGCGGTCTTGCCGTCCACCTCCTGCGTGTTGGCGTCGGCCTGGCGGGACAGCAGCACCCGCGCCACGTTCTCAAAGTTGTTCTGGGCCGCCAGGTGCAGCGGGGTCCATCCGTCGCGCTCCTGGGCGTCGGCGCGGGCCTGGTGGTCCAGCAGCAGCCGCACGGTCCTGTCGTCGCCGTGCTGGGCGGCGAAGTGCAGCGGGGTCCAGCCGTCGTCGTCGGCCGCGTCGACGCGGGCGCCGTGGCGGATGAGCAGGGCGCAGAGCTCGGGCAGGCGCCGCTGCACGGCCAGCAGCAGCGGGGTgcagccgccgcccgccgcggcgTTGGCGCTGGCCCCGCAGCCCAGCAGGACGCGCGCCCTGCCCGCGTTGCCCTGCAGCACGGCCAGGTGCAGCGGGGTCAGGCCGTGCTCCTGCGCCCTGCACGGCTCCTCGGGCGCCAGCGGCTCGGGGATCACGGCCTGCCTGTGCGGAGGTGGGGCGGGAACCTTCTGGTTGTCCTTTCCTAAAGGAAGGGACGCAAAACCAGGGAGGAAAATGGTGAAAAACTCCCAAGAAGGGAGGGATGTTggagccctgggagctgagggtttcaggctttctgtgctgaccctcaaacactgcattgacctgaggccGTGGAACAGCTTCCGAAATttagtgacagcactgggattgtgggtgtggagtttgaatAGAATTGTGTAAtatcacagggtgcaaaactTAGGATTTAAggttttagtatatagtaatgtatataaagaaatattgAGGATTTGGGGCATTGGCTCAgttcttctttcaccttcttcctgggtttgggaggttttttgtaATTGGGTGAAAGGGCCCGCACTGCGGGCCACGGGgggttggttattgggttaaaagtaaaaatgattTAGGTGTCATCTCATTATTGGACAATTAGCGcttaaaaaaacacagaaagagtTAGAGACAAGACCAGTCTTCACCTTGATAGCTACAGCTCACAACTCGTGCtgtagataagaattaataaatatcTGAATCGGAATATAAAACTACATCTCCCATGCCTTAATCCCAGCTCTAACCGAAGACAAGAAGATAAAACCCCACATTTTAATGGTGCCCCGTGTGAAGATCAAACTCACGACCTTCAGAGAGGGAGAGCTTTTGACTCTTTGTAGAATGACACGAAATGAAGTAATTTGGGAGataagaaatgtaaaataaggCCAGACATGCTCTGGGACATTTGGTGTCTCTCTCTCACAGTATCTATTTCCTGATAGTTCATTTTCCTTAACTTAAAATGTCACCCACGTGAGGAAAACCTTATGAGCCACATCATTCTACAACAAAATTGACAACTTTTATAGCTTCTCCTAAAATTTTCAATTCTAAAGCCAGTCCCCTACTTACCCCCACTCCTGGGGTCTCGGGGGAAGGTGAACTCCTCTTTGTCActcttgttttcagaaaggaggaaagaaaaagggtcAGACAAAATGTTTATTTGCATTCTGTAATGTTTGCACaaagtgctttgctgctgctctgcagttttGTGTCATCATTTGAGAGTTTTTTATCCAATTCTGGTTTTGCACCCGAAACTCAGCTAAGCCAATCACGACACAGCAGGAATGGGGAGCCTGAAGATGATCTCTGGATATCCATGAGCTTTTCCTCCTTGAGCTCATTTGCTCTCAAACAAACACACACTTATTCCACTTCCTAACTGCATGGAGCATCCCAAAATTACTTCCTTTGTTGTTTAGGGACCCCCAAGCCCCCACCTCTTCAGGCCCCTGGTTTCTTGCACAGCTTGGCAAAACCCTCTAAATACCAATTCCCAACTCCTATCTCTGCCTGTTTTCTCGACATAATTACTGCAGTAGCTGGGATTACATTGTGACTATCCAgaagcctgattttttttttcttagccaGAGAAACACGGgaatttaaaactattttttttatttctgcaagaGTTATTCAAACTGTAACATCCTCAGTTTTGTGCCATGAACAGaaccctgtgattctgtgttttcttgAGTTTCTTTTAGTGACTGAAGCCACCATGATAAACCCACTTCACCTGAGCAGGTCCACAAAAGGGTTTTCCTCTTGGACTATTTGTCATTTAGCGCATTTGTTAATTAATTTGCAAGTGTCCTATCCCCATAAATGAATTACAGAGGCACAAGCTGTGCACACACCCTGCGAGGGTGCTGAGGTGCACCTTTGGGAGGGGAAGCAGCCTCAGGATCTGCTCAGAACAAGGAGCAGACCCGGTGGAGTTTCCTGGGGGGTTCTCCTcacctgctggctcctggggatgGCCGGTTTGTGGGACATCTTCCTGACCAGGCGCTCGTTCTCGGGGTCCTGCACCAGGCTCTGGATCAGTGCCAGCAGCACGTCTGTCTCCACGGGGATatctgccagggcagggcagctcagCCGTGCAGGCTGCCCGGGGCTCCAGGGCCAGGCACGACCCCcgtgggaagggagggaaaagggacgGAGGGGACGTGTGGCAGCCAAAGGGCACCGAGCTGGCAAAGCTCAGAGACAAAGCTGGGAGAACTGGACACAAACTGGTCACCCCACGGGGCTGTCCCTTGGCTAATCCacaccccagccccacctgcaAAGCTGGGCCTCTGCTTGGGGTCCTGGTCCCAGCACCTCTTCATCAGGTCGAGCATCTGGTGGCACTCCCCGGGCCAGTCGTCCCTGACCAGCTCCAGCCCCGGCCTCTTGCCCGCTGCCACCTTCACGATGATGGCCATCATGTTGGCCCCTGGGAAAAGCCAGCACTCCCTGGGTGTTTCCCCTGGGAAAAGGGCTGGAATGAGCATTCCAGAGGGGCAGGGCTTGCGTTTACCTGCGTAAGGTTTCTTCTGCATGAGGACCTCCCAGATGACGATCCCGAAGCTGCGGGAGAGGAGAGGCCGTGAGCACCTGGACATTAAATGCACAAACTGCTTCTGTCTCCCCGAGGAATGGGAAGATCAGGAAGGAAGTTCCTCAGGAGGGAAAGATTTCATCCCCCAGAGCAGAAGGATTTCATCCCCCAGGCCAAAAGGGTCAGGCCTTATGATCCTGCCCCATTAAGAGTGGGGTCGCTCCAAAGGGTCTGTGCAGTGAAGGAGTGGCTTGGAGCCTCTCCTGTCAAAGTCAGGCTCTCAGTGCCTCTTTTCCACTTTATTCACTTTGGGTTTTAAAGCCCTTGGCTCCTGCAAGTTCCTGTGGCCATACaaatcctcctttccctcttGCCTTGGGTTACTCCGTGCTGTAAATGCCAAGGAGCTGAGCAATTTCCAGACATGGACGTGGAGCTCGTGTGGATGTTCTGCAAAGCTCCTTGTCCAAGAGGACAAAAGCCCAGCTGAAATCTCATCCCCACCTGCCCCTGACCAAAGTGAAGCTGAGCTCTGGGGCAGATAAACAAacattgaaattttaaaatcagtctCAGCGGTGACTGATGAAAGAGCAGCACGGGCAGTCCTGGGCTCTGTCTCACTCGTTTTTACAGGAACAGGGTGTGATGGCACCTGGGGCAatgcagcctgcagctccctgggagggtgCACTGGGCTGATGATTACCCACagagaatcccctccctcccagtcTCCACCACTGAGGTCGAGGCACCCCAGAAAACCAGAATTTAAACAAACTGAGCCCCCTTGCTGCGTGCCAGAGCCCCTGAGGGACACCCCGAGGGCCCTGGGACACCCCTCACCTGT
This DNA window, taken from Prinia subflava isolate CZ2003 ecotype Zambia chromosome 22, Cam_Psub_1.2, whole genome shotgun sequence, encodes the following:
- the ANKK1 gene encoding ankyrin repeat and protein kinase domain-containing protein 1, which translates into the protein MGAERPLGSLTVFSREDFEDDWVRVASGGFGHVYQVKHRRWRTVYAVKCSPFLLQDSSVDRTSMNCLMEEASKMEKIKFQHIVTIYGVCNSPLGIVMEYMARGSLERILPTHRMSWQLKFRVIHEMGLAMNFLHSMSPPLLHLDLKPGNVLLDGNMHVKISDFGLSKWMEQSSRMQYIESSALRGTLSYIPPEMFLQNCKPPGIKYDVYSFGIVIWEVLMQKKPYAGANMMAIIVKVAAGKRPGLELVRDDWPGECHQMLDLMKRCWDQDPKQRPSFADIPVETDVLLALIQSLVQDPENERLVRKMSHKPAIPRSQQSDKEEFTFPRDPRSGGKDNQKVPAPPPHRQAVIPEPLAPEEPCRAQEHGLTPLHLAVLQGNAGRARVLLGCGASANAAAGGGCTPLLLAVQRRLPELCALLIRHGARVDAADDDGWTPLHFAAQHGDDRTVRLLLDHQARADAQERDGWTPLHLAAQNNFENVARVLLSRQADANTQEVDGKTALHVAACFGHVGLVKLLASQGADLERKQKNLRTPLHVAVERGKFRVVQYLLKNGISVNSLDQNHYSALHLAVVRGKYLICEKLIKYGANVELRTDKGWTPLHLASFKGHIEIIRLLKGSRARLDAKGGMDWTPLHLATRYGDEPVVSELLRCGADPNTAERAHWAPLHFAVLRGSFLSVINLLECQADVNARNKVGWTPLHLAVLKGNMAIIKTLLKAGALLDVEDITGCTALQLAVRHQRENIITLLRGRENKPGSRALNDARAPRLFPGRTDL